One Perognathus longimembris pacificus isolate PPM17 chromosome 24, ASM2315922v1, whole genome shotgun sequence DNA segment encodes these proteins:
- the Fgg gene encoding fibrinogen gamma chain — MGRSLHPVSFLLGLSTLSLLSSAGPPAYVPTRDNCCILDERFGSYCPTTCGIADFLSTYQSNVDKDLRVLEDILLGAANRTAEAKELIKSIQVSYNPDEPVKPNMIESATKNSKKMLEEIMKYEALLLTHDSSIRFLQEIYNSNNQKITNLKQKVAQLEAQCQEPCKDTVKIHDTTGKDCQDIANKGAKESGLYFIKPLKAKQQFLVYCEIDGSGNGWTVLQKRVDGSVDFNKNWIQYKEGFGHLSPTGTTEFWLGNEKIHLISTQSAIPYALRVQLTDWSGRTSTADYAMFRVGPEADKYRLTYAYFIGGDAGDAFDGYDFGDDPSDKFFTSHNGMQFSTWDNDNDKFEGNCAEQDGSGWWMNKCHAGHLNGIYYQGGTYSKASTPNGYDNGIIWATWKSRWYSMKETTMKIIPFNRLSIGEGQQHHMGGAKQAGDV; from the exons ATGGGCCGGTCCCTGCACCCCGTGAGCTTCCTCCTGGGTCTCTCCACCCTGTCCCTGCTCTCCTCCGCAGGGCCCCCCGCA TATGTCCCCACCAGAGACAACTGCTGTATCCTGGATGAAAGATTT GGCAGCTACTGTCCAACCACCTGTGGCATTGCAGATTTCCTGTCTACTTACCAAAGCAACGTGGATAAGGACCTCCGGGTCTTGGAAGATATCCTCCTCGGAGCGGCAAATAGGACAGCAGAGGCAAAGGAACTTATCAAATCCATCCAAGTCAGCTACAATCCTGATGAGCCAGTGAAGCCAA ATATGATTGAGAGTGCGACTAAGAATTCCAAGAAGATGCTAGAAGAAATCATGAAATATGAAGCATTGCTTCTAACTCATGATTCCAGTATTCG aTTTTTGCAGGAAATCTATAATTCAAATAATCAAAAAATCACTAACCTGAAACAGAAGGTAGCCCAGCTTGAAGCACAGTGCCAAGAACCATGCAAAGATACGGTGAAAATTCACGATACAACTGGGAAAG ATTGTCAAGATATTgccaacaaaggagctaaagagagtgGCCTTTACTTTATCAAACCTTTGAAAGCTAAGCAGCAGTTCTTAGTGTACTGTGAAATCGATGGGTCTGGAAACGGGTGGACGGTGCTGCAGAAG AGAGTTGATGGCAGTGTGGACTTCAATAAAAATTGGATTCAATATAAAGAAGGGTTTGGTCATCTGTCTCCTACTGGCACCACAGAGTTTTGGCTTGGAAATGAGAAGATCCATTTGATAAGCACACAGTCTGCGATCCCCTATGCACTGAGGGTACAACTGACAGACTGGAGTGGCAGAACCAG TACTGCAGACTACGCCATGTTCAGGGTGGGGCCGGAAGCTGACAAATACCGCCTGACCTACGCCTACTTCATTGGCGGGGATGCTGGCGATGCCTTTGATGGCTATGATTTTGGTGATGATCCCAGCGACAAGTTTTTCACATCCCACAATGGTATGCAGTTCAGTACCTGGGACAATGACAATGACAAGTTTGAAGGCAACTGTGCTGAGCAGGATGGTTCCGGTTGGTGGATGAACAAGTGTCACGCAGGCCACCTCAACGGCATCTATTACCAAG GAGGCACTTACTCAAAGGCATCTACTCCTAACGGTTATGACAATGGCATTATTTGGGCCACCTGGAAATCACGCTGGTATTCCATGAAGGAGACCACGATGAAGATCATCCCCTTCAACAGACTCTCCATTGGTGAAGGACAGCAACACCACATGGGGGGAGCCAAACAG GCTGGAGACGTTTAA